A single Argentina anserina chromosome 7, drPotAnse1.1, whole genome shotgun sequence DNA region contains:
- the LOC126803873 gene encoding binding partner of ACD11 1: protein MEVRTVKINNVSLSATDHDLREFFSFSGEIEYVEVHSHSEMSQVAYVTFKDASGADTSILLSGATIVDQPVTIELAAEYKLPAAVASTLPAASVNVNAGQANSAARKAEDVVSSMLAKGFILGKDTIGKAKAFDEKHKIYSTATATVATLDQKIGFTEKLSASTTMVNDKLKQMDERFQVSEKTKSAYSAAGQTVSTAGSALMSNRYILTGSAWAAGAYTRAAQTASEVSQKTKEKVLAEEDKNGNKAGSNQAEGSKAEGTQGGKAEGIQAEGIKAEVSQSEGNDAAAGSQAPGNKTEGIKEEDVKVESNKVEVRS from the exons ATGGAG GTAAGGACAGTGAAAATTAACAATGTCTCCCTCAGCGCAACGGACCATGATCTAAGAgaattcttttccttttccggAGAAATTGAGTATGTGGAAGTACATAG TCACAGTGAGATGTCTCAGGTTGCATATGTTACCTTTAAAGATGCCAGCGGAGCAGACACATCGATCCTCCTTTCG GGAGCGACTATAGTTGATCAACCTGTTACCATAGAATTAGCTGCAGAATACAAGCTGCCAGCTGCTGTGGCATCAACACTTCCAGCT GcatcagtaaatgtaaatgctGGTCAAGCCAATTCTGCTGCTCGAAAGGCAGAGGATGTTGTGAGCAGCATGTTAGCAAAAGGGTTTATCTTGGGAAAAGATACTATTGGCAAGGCAAAAGCCTTTGATGAGAAGCACAAAATATATTCCACTGCTACGGCCACAGTTGCTACATTGGACCAAAAGATTGGTTTTACAGAGAAACTTAGTGCCAGCACAACCATGGTAAATGATAAATTGAAGCAAATGGATGAAAGGTTTCAGGTTTCTGAGAAGACAAAGTCTGCATACTCAGCTGCAGGGCAAACAGTCAGTACTGCAGGATCTGCACTCATGAGCAACCGTTACATATTAACTGGGAGTGCATGGGCCGCCGGTGCTTATACTAGAGCTGCCCAGACAGCAAGTGAAGTGAGCCAAAAGACAAAGGAAAAGGTTTTAGCTGAGGAAGATAAAAACGGCAATAAAGCTGGAAGCAATCAAGCGGAAGGCAGTAAAGCAGAAGGCACTCAAGGCGGTAAAGCAGAGGGCATTCAAGCTGAAGGCATCAAAGCAGAAGTCAGTCAATCGGAAGGCAATGACGCAGCAGCTGGCAGTCAAGCCCCAGGCAATAAAACGGAAGGCATTAAAGAAGAAGACGTCAAGGTGGAAAGCAATAAAGTAGAAGTCCGTTCTTAG
- the LOC126802134 gene encoding syntaxin-22, which yields MSFRDLESGLPPQHQRQSLYSKKSNSNSTSNFYEKNKEEAEPSRLVAAGIFQLQTAVSSFYRLVNSLGTPKDTLQLRDNLHKTRTHIGQLVKDVSAKLKQASETDHHAQVSVVKKIADAKLAKNFQAALKDYQKAQRLAAERETAYAPFVPKQLVPSSYSPQEQEMSSGRSPKQQALLLESERQEILLSDNEIAFNEAIIEEREQGIQEIQQQISEVNEIFKDLAVLVQDQGALIDDFSSNVENSHSATAQAASQLMKASKLQKSNSSLTCLLLVIFGVILMIVIIVVVA from the exons ATGAGTTTTCGAGATCTCGAGTCTGGTCTGCCTCCGCAGCATCAAAGACAATCTCTTTACTCGAAGAAATCGAATTCGAATTCTACTTCTAATTTTTATGAGAAGAACAAGGAGGAGGCGGAGCCGTCGCGGTTGGTGGCCGCTGGAATTTTCCAACTGCAAACCGCCGTCTCCTCCTTTTACCGCCTCGTCAATTCCCTCGGCACCCCTAAAGACACCCTTCAACTCCGTGATAACCT GCATAAGACAAGGACACATATTGGGCAGTTGGTGAAAGACGTCTCAGCTAAACTTAAGCAAGCTAGTGAAACCGATCACCATGCCCAAGTTAGT GTTGTCAAGAAGATTGCTGATGCTAAGCTTGCAAAGAATTTCCAGGCTGCTCTTAAAGATTATCAGAAGGCTCAGAGGCTTGCTGCTGAGAGGGAGACCGCATATGCACCTTTTGTTCCTAAACAACTTGTCCCTTCCAG TTATTCTCCCCAAGAACAAGAGATGAGTTCGGGTAGGAGTCCCAAGCAGCAAGCACTACTTCTAGAATCAGAAAG ACAAGAAATTTTACTATCAGACAATGAGATTGCATTTAATGAAGCCATTATTGAGGAAAGGGAGCAAGGGATCCAAGAAATCCAGCAACAGATCAGTGAGGTTAATGAGATTTTCAAAGATCTAGCTGTCCTAGTTCAAGATCAAGGAGCTCTAATTG ATGATTTTAGCTCCAACGTTGAAAACTCTCATTCTGCCACTGCACAAGCAGCTTCCCAACTTATGAAAGCATCCAAGCTCCAAAAATCTAATTCGTCActg ACCTGTTTGCTGCTGGTGATATTTGGAGTCATCCTCATGATTGTCATTATAGTTGTTGTTGCTTGA